The window GCTCTGCCTGCTGCGCGGCAACCCGCGGACCGTGGTCCCGCGCGTGGCGAGGGAGACCGGCGCCGGCTCGGTGCACGTGTCGCGCGAGACGACCCCCGCCGGGCGGCGACGCGACGAGGCGGTGCGCGAGAAGCTGGAGAAGGCAGGGGTCGGCTGGGTCGAGACCGGCACGCCGTATGCCGTGGGGCCGGGTTCGGTCGTCAACGGCAGCGGCACGGAGTACAAGGTCTTCACGCCGTTCTCCAAGGCCTGGCGCGACCACGGCTGGCCCGACCCCGCGACCGAGCCGCGCGGGCTCACCCTGTCCCGGGTCGCGTCCGACGACGACGCGTGGAAGGAGGTCCGGGCGGCGCTGCGCGGCAAGGACCTGCCCGAGCTGCCCGACGCCGGGGAGCAGGCGGCCCTGCGCCGGTGGCACGACTTCCTCGACGACGGGCTCGCCGACTACGGCGACCGCCGCGACCGGGCCGACCTGCCCGGCGTCTCCCGGATGTCGGCCTACCTCAAGATCGGCGCCATCCACCCCCGGACGATGCTCAAGGACCTGGCTGGACGACGCGGCAAGGGCGCCGAGACCTACCGCACCGAGCTGTGCTGGCGCGAGTTCTACGCCGACGTCCTGTGGCGGCACCCGACGTCGGCCTGGGTGGACCTGCGCCCCGCCCTGAAGGGCATGACGTACGAGTCGCACGAGGACCTCGTCGACGCGTGGCGGGAGGGGCGCACCGGCTACCCGGTCGTCGACGCCGCGATGCGCCAGCTGCTCACCGAGGGCTGGATGCACAACCGGATGCGGATGGTGACGGCCAGCTTCCTCACCAAGGACCTGCACGTGTGGTGGCCGGTGGGGGCCCGGCACTTCCTCGACCACCTCATCGACGGCGACATCGCCTCGAACAACCACGGCTGGCAGTGGGTCGCCGGCACGGGCACCGACGCCTCCCCCTACTTCCGGGTGTTCAACCCGGTCACCCAGGGCCAGCGGTACGACCCCGACGGCGACTACGTCCGCCGCTACGTCCCCGAGCTCGCGCACCTGCCCGGCAAGGCGGTGCACGAGCCGTGGAAGGCCGCCGACGGCTACGAGCACGGCTACCCCGAGCGCATCGTCGACCACGCGGAGGAGCGGCTCGAGGCCCTGCGCCGCTACGAGGCCACCCGGTCGTGACGTCGTGATCAACCCGGTGGCGGAGATCCGCGCGTTCGTCCGGGCCGCGCTCGTCCAGCCCGTGCCCCGCGACCACACCGAGACCGATGCCGCGTTCCACCGGCGGCGGGTCGTCGCCGTGGTCACGCTCGTCGTCGGGACGGTGGTGCTGGCGCTCGCCCTGCGGATCGAGCCCGGCAACGTGCTGTTCTACCCGGCGTCGTTCGGCCTCGCCGTCGTCTGGGCGGTCGGGGCCCTGCTGTCCGGACCGCTCCACCTCGGGCACGCCCGCACCCGCGCGGGGGGGTACGACGCCAGGCCGGTCGTGCAGTCCCTCGCCCTGGGCGCCCTGCTGCTCGGCGTCTTCCTGGCCGGCGGCCTCCTCGTGGCCCGCATCCCGTTCCTGCGCGACCCGGTCAACCAGCTGCTCGACCACGCCCGGCTCGGCTCGCTCGCCCTCGTCGCGGTCATCACGGCGGTCAACGGCATCGCCGAGGAGCTCTACTTCCGCGGCGCCCTCTACGCCGCGGTCGGCCGCAAGCACGCCGTCCTCGTCACCACGGTCGTCTACGCGCTGACCACGGTCGGCGCCGGCATACCCCTGCTCGTCCTCGCCGCGGCCGCGCTCGGCCTGATCGTGGCCCTCCAGCGCCGGGTCACCGGCGGGGTGCTGGGCCCGATGATCACCCACCTCACCTGGTCGCTGGGGATGCTCTTCCTGCTCCCCCACGTCCTCGGGACAGGAGCCCCATGACCACCGTCCTCGTCACCGGAGCCACCGGCTACATCGGCGGGCAGCTCGTGCCCGTGCTGCTCGACCGCGGCCACCACGTGCGCGTGCTGACCCGCTCGCGCAAGGGACTCGCCGGCCGGGACTGGGCCGACCGGGTGGAGGTCGCCGAGGGCGACGCCTCCCGCGTCGAGGACGTGCGGCGGGCGCTCGAGGGGGTCGAGGTCGCGTACTACCTGCTGCACTCGATGGACGGCGGTGGCTCGTTCATCGAGCGCGACCGGTCGATGGCGCGGACCTTCGCCGAGGCCGCCGGCGAGGCGGGCGTGGGACGCGTCGTCTACCTCGGCGGGCTGCACCCGGAGGGCGAGCTGTCCGACCACCTCGCCTCGCGGGTCGAGGTCGGCGAGACGTTCCTGCGCGGGCCGGTGCCGGCCGTCGTCCTGCAGGCGGGTGTCGTGCTCGGGAACGGGTCGGCGTCGTTCGACATGCTGCGCCACCTCACCGAGCGGCTCCCGGCGATGGTCGCCCCCAAGTGGGTCGGCAACCGGATCCAGCCGATCGCCGTGGCCGACGTCGTGCACTACCTCGCCGGGGCGGTGGACCTGCCCGAGGGCACCAACCGCACCTTCGACCTCGGCGGCCCGGAGGTCATGACGTATGCCGAGATGATGCAGCGGTACGCCTCGGTGGTGGGCCTGCGGCCGCGGCACGTCGTGAGCGTGCCGGTCCTCACCCCCCGGCTGGCCGGGCTGTGGGTCGACGTGGTGACGCCGATCCCCGCCGGCATCGCGCGGCCCCTCGTCGGCAGCCTCGTGCACGAGGCGGTGTGCCGCGAGGACGACATCCTCGAGGTCCTCGGCCCGCCCCCGGGCGGGCGCACCGGGTTCGACGAGGCGGTCCTGGACGCCGTCGCCGACGTGGACCCGCACCGGTGGAGCCGCACGCTGGCGCGCACCTCCGCCGTGGTCGGCGCCGCCGCCGTGGTGGGGTCGCTGCTCACCGACCCCACGTCGCGGTGGTACCGCCGGCTCGACAAGCCGTCCTGGCAGCCGCCGCCCGGGGCGTTCCCCGTGGTCTGGACCGCCCTCTACGCGACGACGGCCGTCGTCACGGCGCGTGCCAGCTCCGAGCTGGCCGAGCGTGGCGACACCGCGGCCGCCCAGGACCTGGAGCGCGCCCTGGCCGCCAACATGGTCCTCAACGCGGGGTGGTCCGGCCTGTTCTTCCGCGCGCACCGGCTGGGCCTGGCCACGGCCGGCGCCGCCGCCCTCGCCGCGAGCAGCGCGGACCTGGCGCGGCGGGTCGGCACCACCGGAAAGGGCAAGGCCGCCGGCATCGGCGCGTATGCCGCGTGGTGCGGGTTCGCGACCGTCCTCACGGCCGCCATCGCCCGGCGCAACCCGAGGGCGGGACGATGACGAGCTTCGACGCGCGCAAGATGTCCAAGGCGGTCGTGCCCTACACCCGCCAGCAGGTCTGGGAGGTGCTGTCCGACCCCTCGGCCGTCGCCCGCCTCACGCCGATGGTGCGCGGCATCGAGGGCGCGGGCGACCTGTGGCGCTGGCGCCTGGCGCCGATCGAGGTCCTCGGCAAGGACATCGGGCTCGCGTTCACCGAGCGGATGGAGTTCACCGAGCCCGAGCGGATCGAGTTCACCCACGAGCCCGACGGCCACGAGCGCGCCGGCGTCAACGGCACGTACACGCTCACCACGGCCGGCCAGGGCACGCGGCTGGCGATCGACCTGGCCGTCGAGGTCGACCTGCCGTTCCCGCGGCTGGCCCGCCCGGCGGTCACGACGTCGATGCAGGCAGTGCTCGTCGCGATGGGCGCCGGGTTCGCCCGGCAGCTCGACCGGCACCTGGCGGGCTCCTAGGCCGGCGCCCGACCGGGCGGCCTGGCCCACGCCGGGTCGGTGGGCAGCGGCCCCAGCGGGTCGACCGCCCCGGCACCGCTCGCGCCGGAACCGGACAAGTTCGGGGCCGCCAGCGCCCTGGCAATGGCGTCGGCCACCGGCAGCGGTCGCGAGCCGGGTCCCAGGAGGTCCTGCACGTAGTCCTCGTCACGGCAGACCATGTCGTGGCGCAGGCTCGCCACCAGCGACCGGACGGTCGAGGCCGGGACGTCCGTGAACAGCGGGGCGACGCGCGCGACGAACGCCGTGGGGAGCAGGGCCGGCACCTGGAGCGCGCGCCCCCCTGCCAGCCGCGCGTAGAGGCGCAGCAACGCGGCATACGACATGCGCTCACCGCTGCCCACGTCGTAGGTGCGGCCGGCCCCGGTCGCGGTCAGCGCGCCCGCGAGCGCAGCCACGACGTCGCTCGCGGCGACCGGCTCGACGGCGCTGCGCATCCACGACGGCACGACCTGCACCGGCAGCCGGCGGCTCAGCTGGCGCATGATCTCGAACGACGTCGACCCCGCTCCCACGACCATCGCGGCGCGCAGGGCCCACGTCGGCACCCCGCTGTCACCGAAGACCTGCTCGACCTCGAGCCGCGAGCGCAGGTGGGGTGACAGGTCACCCTCCGGGACGTCCGGGACCAGGCCGCCGAGGTAGACGATGCGGCCCACACGGGCCCGCACCGCGGCGTGCGCCGCGTTGT is drawn from Phycicoccus sp. M110.8 and contains these coding sequences:
- a CDS encoding SRPBCC family protein, which encodes MTSFDARKMSKAVVPYTRQQVWEVLSDPSAVARLTPMVRGIEGAGDLWRWRLAPIEVLGKDIGLAFTERMEFTEPERIEFTHEPDGHERAGVNGTYTLTTAGQGTRLAIDLAVEVDLPFPRLARPAVTTSMQAVLVAMGAGFARQLDRHLAGS
- a CDS encoding deoxyribodipyrimidine photo-lyase; its protein translation is MARAGSILWLRRDLRRGDLPALGAAAEAAGDSSVLVLYVLDPKLWKGAGDARRAWLAATLEAANEAYDGRLCLLRGNPRTVVPRVARETGAGSVHVSRETTPAGRRRDEAVREKLEKAGVGWVETGTPYAVGPGSVVNGSGTEYKVFTPFSKAWRDHGWPDPATEPRGLTLSRVASDDDAWKEVRAALRGKDLPELPDAGEQAALRRWHDFLDDGLADYGDRRDRADLPGVSRMSAYLKIGAIHPRTMLKDLAGRRGKGAETYRTELCWREFYADVLWRHPTSAWVDLRPALKGMTYESHEDLVDAWREGRTGYPVVDAAMRQLLTEGWMHNRMRMVTASFLTKDLHVWWPVGARHFLDHLIDGDIASNNHGWQWVAGTGTDASPYFRVFNPVTQGQRYDPDGDYVRRYVPELAHLPGKAVHEPWKAADGYEHGYPERIVDHAEERLEALRRYEATRS
- a CDS encoding CPBP family intramembrane glutamic endopeptidase, which translates into the protein MINPVAEIRAFVRAALVQPVPRDHTETDAAFHRRRVVAVVTLVVGTVVLALALRIEPGNVLFYPASFGLAVVWAVGALLSGPLHLGHARTRAGGYDARPVVQSLALGALLLGVFLAGGLLVARIPFLRDPVNQLLDHARLGSLALVAVITAVNGIAEELYFRGALYAAVGRKHAVLVTTVVYALTTVGAGIPLLVLAAAALGLIVALQRRVTGGVLGPMITHLTWSLGMLFLLPHVLGTGAP
- a CDS encoding NAD(P)H-binding protein translates to MRVTVMGAGGYIGSRLVPALLADGHEVTATFTDPARARRFPWAGAVRVAGLDVADRAAARDAVAGSDALVYLVHGLAGPDFTTADREGAYNAAHAAVRARVGRIVYLGGLVPDVPEGDLSPHLRSRLEVEQVFGDSGVPTWALRAAMVVGAGSTSFEIMRQLSRRLPVQVVPSWMRSAVEPVAASDVVAALAGALTATGAGRTYDVGSGERMSYAALLRLYARLAGGRALQVPALLPTAFVARVAPLFTDVPASTVRSLVASLRHDMVCRDEDYVQDLLGPGSRPLPVADAIARALAAPNLSGSGASGAGAVDPLGPLPTDPAWARPPGRAPA
- a CDS encoding tryptophan-rich sensory protein translates to MTTVLVTGATGYIGGQLVPVLLDRGHHVRVLTRSRKGLAGRDWADRVEVAEGDASRVEDVRRALEGVEVAYYLLHSMDGGGSFIERDRSMARTFAEAAGEAGVGRVVYLGGLHPEGELSDHLASRVEVGETFLRGPVPAVVLQAGVVLGNGSASFDMLRHLTERLPAMVAPKWVGNRIQPIAVADVVHYLAGAVDLPEGTNRTFDLGGPEVMTYAEMMQRYASVVGLRPRHVVSVPVLTPRLAGLWVDVVTPIPAGIARPLVGSLVHEAVCREDDILEVLGPPPGGRTGFDEAVLDAVADVDPHRWSRTLARTSAVVGAAAVVGSLLTDPTSRWYRRLDKPSWQPPPGAFPVVWTALYATTAVVTARASSELAERGDTAAAQDLERALAANMVLNAGWSGLFFRAHRLGLATAGAAALAASSADLARRVGTTGKGKAAGIGAYAAWCGFATVLTAAIARRNPRAGR